The Engystomops pustulosus chromosome 4, aEngPut4.maternal, whole genome shotgun sequence genome contains a region encoding:
- the LOC140128294 gene encoding uncharacterized protein, which translates to MHCSGACSLAARTWAGSTLLTPPGSADLCPVFLAPMASSRLRVAVIGAGSAGLCSARHILSRPLAFDLPVVFEATSQVGGTWVYMEEPENVENTHSSMYRDLKTNLPKEVMEFPDFSFNPSLPSFIHHSEVLKYLEEYTEKFSIRPCIKFNTCVVSVYPVPGNQERASWWVVSTTHGEEVVEKFDAVMVCVGHYSHPYIPDIEGMKDFQGQVLHSHFYRFPEVFSSRSVVLLGSGPSGVDIAMELSAHAKHVILSHRGPPLNWSPPENVSMAPPVIRAAHDGLIFENGIKVEADTLIFCTGYKYHYPFFLPRTGISNGQVMERKDVLDWGFLDGEDIENPDQGKGHLPPLYKRLIHARYPTLGFIGACKIVIPFPLVHCQAQFFLEVLEGKCPLPPTEQMLSESRKELVEHRRAGLPLKYLHRLGEKQWEYAQSLADTASFQPLAPVLAKLYEATREFRNSNPLMYRKLNFTILDREDFEMRTDLKDEDYV; encoded by the exons TGTTTTTAGCGCCTATGGCGTCCAGCAGGCTACGTGTGGCGGTGATTGGAGCTGGGTCTGCTGGGCTTTGCAGTGCACGTCACATTCTTTCGAGACCATTAGCCTTTGACCTTCCAGTTGTGTTTGAGGCGACTAGTCAAGTGGGAGGAACCTGGGTGTACATGGAGGAACCAGAAAATGTTGAAAATACCCATTCCAGTATGTACAGAGATCTGAA AACAAATCTTCCTAAAGAGGTCATGGAGTTTCCTGATTTTTCATTTAATCCCTCCTTACCGTCCTTCATCCACCATTCCGAAGTGCTGAAATACCTGGAGGAATACACCGAGAAATTCTCCATCCGACCATGTATTAAG TTTAATACTTGTGTAGTTTCCGTCTATCCGGTGCCTGGGAACCAAGAAAGAGCGTCCTGGTGGGTGGTATCTACCACTCATGGTGAAGAGGTGGTAGAAAAATTTGATGCCGTCATGGTGTGTGTGGG ACATTACTCCCATCCCTACATCCCTGACATCGAGGGCATGAAGGATTTTCAAG gacaagtaTTACACAGCCATTTTTACCGCTTCCCGGAGGTCTTCTCCTCACGCTCTGTTGTTCTCCTGGGCTCAGGACCTTCAGGTGTAGACATAGCTATGGAACTTTCTGCACATGCCAAACATGTCATTTTGAGTCACCGTGGTCCTCCTCTAAACTGGAGCCCACCAGAAAATGTCTCCATGGCACCTCCAGTGATCAGAGCTGCCCATGATGGGCTAATTTTTGAGAATGGGATAAAGGTTGAAGCAGATACTCTGATCTTCTGTACTGGATACAAATACCACTACCCGTTCTTCTTGCCTAGAACTGGTATCAGTAATGGTCAGGTGATGGAACGTAAGGATGTATTGGACTGGGGATTTTTGGATGGTGAAGATATAGAAAACCCTGACCAAGGGAAAggacatctcccaccactctatAAACGCCTTATCCATGCCCGATACCCCACCCTAGGCTTCATCGGGGCCTGTAAAATTGTGATCCCATTCCCGCTTGTTCATTGCCAGGCCCAATTTTTCTTGGAAGTGCTGGAGGGTAAATGCCCATTACCACCTACAGAGCAAATGCTTTCAGAATCCCGAAAAGAGCTTGTAGAGCACCGAAGAGCTGGTCTACCACTCAAATACCTTCACCGCCTTGGAGAGAAACAGTGGGAATATGCCCAGTCGCTGGCAGACACCGCAAGTTTCCAGCCACTGGCACCTGTTCTGGCCAAATTGTATGAAGCAACTCGAGAGTTCAGAAACTCAAACCCTTTAATGTATCGAAAACTAAACTTCACGATCTTGGACAGAGAAGATTTCGAAATGAGGACGGACCTGAAAGATGAGGACTATGTGTAG